One stretch of Micromonospora echinospora DNA includes these proteins:
- the pgsA gene encoding phosphatidylinositol phosphate synthase — MAKIFQVTARAGMTRVVEPIARTLLRAGVSPNAVTVTGTVGVLIGALGFGARGHLVAGALIVTVFALTDLLDGTMARMSGGSTRFGAFLDSSMDRVADSAVFGAVAYWLATQHNYSGVAAALICLAAGGLVSYVKARAEGLGMTCNVGIAERTERLLIVGVGGILTGVAVPLALEIALWLLAAVSIFTVGQRMAHVYRQAQRVGVE, encoded by the coding sequence ATGGCGAAGATCTTCCAAGTGACGGCCCGCGCGGGCATGACCCGCGTCGTGGAGCCGATCGCCCGTACGCTGCTGCGTGCGGGCGTGTCCCCCAATGCGGTCACCGTGACCGGCACCGTCGGCGTGCTCATCGGCGCGCTCGGCTTCGGCGCGCGCGGCCATCTGGTCGCCGGCGCGCTGATCGTCACGGTCTTCGCTCTCACCGACCTGCTCGACGGCACGATGGCGCGGATGAGCGGCGGGTCCACCCGGTTCGGGGCGTTCCTCGACTCGAGCATGGACCGGGTCGCCGACAGCGCGGTGTTCGGCGCCGTCGCGTACTGGCTGGCCACCCAGCACAACTACTCGGGCGTGGCGGCGGCGCTGATCTGCCTGGCCGCGGGCGGGCTGGTCTCCTACGTCAAGGCCCGCGCCGAGGGCCTCGGGATGACCTGCAACGTGGGCATCGCCGAACGCACGGAGCGCCTGCTCATCGTCGGGGTGGGCGGCATCCTCACCGGCGTCGCCGTACCGCTCGCGCTGGAGATCGCGCTCTGGCTGCTCGCCGCCGTCTCGATCTTCACCGTCGGGCAGCGGATGGCCCACGTGTACCGCCAGGCCCAGCGGGTCGGCGTCGAGTGA
- a CDS encoding helix-turn-helix transcriptional regulator has product MMDGELGAFLRSRREALRPADVGLPSGPRRRTPGLRRAELATLAQVSVEYLTRLEQGRDTRPSPEILAALADALLLDDADRDHLHQLATVGHSRHLCPHERTSVARAVRPTVRAVLDGLRDTPAYVVNQLSDVLAWNDAFERLGRPLGLLDGSPPNLLWFTFADERARDHFPQWAELADQQVAELHRLRRGDPVADAFAQRLARTVGAPFTDRWRRRPVAAPRTGVRGLRHPQAGPLRLAYETLELADAAHQRIVVHLPADAASASALDGLLGRRPGQLRAVAG; this is encoded by the coding sequence ATGATGGACGGCGAGCTGGGGGCGTTCCTGCGCAGCCGCCGGGAGGCGCTGCGCCCGGCCGACGTGGGGCTCCCGTCGGGTCCGCGCCGCCGCACGCCCGGTCTGCGCCGGGCGGAGCTGGCGACGCTGGCCCAGGTCAGCGTCGAGTACCTGACCCGGCTGGAACAGGGGCGCGACACCCGGCCCTCGCCGGAGATCCTCGCGGCGCTCGCCGACGCCCTGCTCCTCGACGACGCCGACCGGGACCACCTGCACCAGCTCGCGACAGTCGGCCACAGCCGGCACCTGTGCCCGCACGAGCGGACGTCCGTCGCCCGCGCCGTCCGCCCGACGGTCCGGGCCGTGCTCGACGGGCTGCGGGACACCCCGGCGTACGTCGTCAACCAGCTCAGCGACGTGCTGGCCTGGAACGACGCGTTCGAGCGGCTGGGCCGGCCACTCGGTCTGCTCGACGGCAGCCCGCCGAACCTGCTCTGGTTCACCTTCGCCGACGAGCGTGCCCGCGACCACTTCCCGCAGTGGGCGGAGCTGGCCGACCAGCAGGTCGCCGAGCTGCACCGGCTGCGGCGGGGCGACCCGGTCGCGGACGCGTTCGCCCAGCGGCTGGCCCGCACCGTGGGCGCGCCGTTCACCGACAGGTGGCGGCGGCGTCCGGTGGCCGCGCCACGTACCGGCGTGCGTGGGCTGCGGCACCCGCAGGCCGGTCCGTTGCGGCTGGCCTACGAGACGCTGGAGCTGGCCGACGCCGCGCACCAGCGCATCGTCGTCCACCTGCCCGCCGACGCCGCCTCCGCGTCCGCCCTGGACGGGCTGCTCGGCCGGCGACCCGGTCAGCTGCGCGCCGTCGCGGGCTGA
- a CDS encoding YebC/PmpR family DNA-binding transcriptional regulator translates to MSGHSKWATTKHKKAVIDAKRGKMFAKLIKNVEVAARTGGGDPAGNPTLYDAIQKAKKNSVPNDNIDRAVKRGSGLEAGGADWQTIMYEGYGPNGVAMLIECLTDNRNRAATEVRTALTRNGGSLADAGSVSYMFSRKGVVIVPKGGTTEDDVMMAVLDAGAEEVNDLGEAYEVVSEPGDLIAVRTALQDAGIEYESAESSLIPSVNVPLDEEGARKIFKLIDVLEDCDDVQNVFANFDVSDEVMAAVG, encoded by the coding sequence ATGTCCGGCCACTCAAAGTGGGCGACGACCAAGCACAAGAAGGCGGTCATCGACGCCAAGCGCGGCAAGATGTTCGCCAAGCTGATCAAGAACGTCGAGGTGGCCGCACGTACCGGCGGCGGCGACCCGGCCGGCAACCCGACTCTCTACGACGCCATCCAGAAGGCGAAGAAGAACTCGGTCCCGAACGACAACATCGACCGCGCGGTCAAGCGCGGCTCCGGCCTGGAGGCCGGCGGCGCCGACTGGCAGACGATCATGTACGAGGGTTACGGCCCGAACGGCGTGGCGATGCTGATCGAGTGCCTCACCGACAACCGCAACCGTGCCGCCACCGAGGTGCGTACCGCGCTGACCCGCAACGGCGGCTCGCTGGCCGACGCGGGCTCGGTGTCGTACATGTTCTCCCGCAAGGGCGTGGTGATCGTCCCCAAGGGCGGCACGACCGAGGACGACGTGATGATGGCAGTGCTCGACGCGGGCGCCGAGGAGGTCAACGACCTCGGTGAGGCGTACGAGGTGGTCTCCGAGCCGGGTGACCTGATCGCGGTCCGCACCGCGCTCCAGGACGCCGGCATCGAGTACGAGTCGGCCGAGTCCTCCCTCATCCCCAGCGTGAACGTGCCGCTGGACGAGGAGGGCGCCCGCAAGATCTTCAAGCTGATCGACGTGCTGGAGGACTGCGACGACGTGCAGAACGTCTTCGCCAACTTCGACGTCTCCGACGAGGTGATGGCCGCTGTCGGCTGA
- a CDS encoding glycosyltransferase family 4 protein, which produces MRIGIVCPYSFDVPGGVQNHVMDLAEALLGLGHEVSVLAPADEDSALPPYVVSAGRAVPLPYNGSVARIAFGPVSTTRVRRWITRGDFDVLHVHEPLTPSLSMLAVLCARGPVVATFHTAMTRSRVLSAAQGALQIVLERITARIAVSALARKVQVEHMDGGAVEIPNGVAVAKFAGVPPLPGWPGECAPGTGGTLGFLGRFTEPRKGFPILRDAFVALAPHRPGLRLLVAGPGDADELYGRFPAGLRDRVTFLGLVSEADKARMLRSAHLYVAPNTGGESFGMILTEALAAGTTVVASDLDAFRRVLDGGRAGRLFPTGDAAALGAVLSELLDDAGLRAGLTACGDQVVANFDWPVVARRVLEVYAAAIEATDGRVMDQEWAGLG; this is translated from the coding sequence GTGCGTATCGGCATCGTGTGCCCGTACTCGTTCGACGTGCCGGGCGGGGTGCAGAACCACGTCATGGACCTGGCCGAGGCGCTGCTCGGGCTCGGCCACGAGGTGAGCGTGCTGGCGCCGGCCGACGAGGACTCGGCGCTGCCGCCGTACGTGGTGTCGGCCGGCCGGGCGGTGCCGCTGCCGTACAACGGGTCGGTGGCCCGGATCGCCTTCGGCCCGGTCTCCACGACCCGGGTCCGTCGCTGGATCACCCGGGGCGACTTCGACGTGCTGCACGTGCACGAGCCGCTCACCCCGAGCCTGTCGATGCTTGCGGTGCTCTGCGCCCGCGGCCCGGTGGTGGCCACCTTCCACACCGCGATGACCCGCTCCCGGGTGCTGTCCGCCGCGCAGGGCGCGCTCCAGATCGTGCTGGAGCGGATCACCGCCCGGATCGCGGTGAGCGCGCTGGCCCGCAAGGTGCAGGTCGAGCACATGGACGGCGGCGCGGTGGAGATCCCGAACGGGGTGGCGGTGGCGAAGTTCGCCGGGGTGCCGCCGCTGCCGGGCTGGCCCGGGGAGTGCGCCCCGGGCACGGGCGGCACGCTCGGCTTCCTCGGCCGGTTCACCGAGCCGCGCAAGGGCTTCCCGATCCTGCGCGACGCGTTCGTGGCGCTGGCGCCGCACCGCCCGGGGCTGCGGCTGCTGGTCGCCGGCCCGGGCGACGCCGACGAGCTGTACGGGCGGTTCCCGGCCGGGCTGCGGGACCGGGTCACGTTCCTCGGCCTGGTCTCCGAGGCGGACAAGGCACGCATGCTGCGCAGCGCGCACCTGTACGTCGCACCGAACACCGGCGGGGAATCATTCGGGATGATCCTCACCGAGGCGCTCGCCGCCGGGACGACAGTGGTCGCGAGCGACCTGGACGCGTTCCGCCGGGTGCTCGACGGCGGGCGGGCCGGGCGGCTGTTCCCGACCGGCGACGCGGCCGCGCTGGGCGCCGTGCTGTCCGAGCTGCTGGACGACGCCGGCCTGCGGGCCGGGCTGACCGCCTGCGGCGACCAGGTGGTGGCGAATTTCGACTGGCCCGTGGTTGCCCGCCGCGTTCTGGAGGTATACGCAGCCGCGATCGAAGCCACCGACGGCCGGGTCATGGACCAGGAGTGGGCGGGACTGGGCTGA
- the pdxT gene encoding pyridoxal 5'-phosphate synthase glutaminase subunit PdxT: MAGPVIGVLALQGDVREHVAALTGAGAEARPVRRPGELDAVDALVVPGGESTTISKLVDIFEMREPIDKRIAAGMPVYGSCAGLIMLAAQVLDGRPDQRGFAGVDMTVRRNAFGRQVDSFEAPVTLTGVDGGPFHAVFIRAPWVERVGPDVEVLGRVTDGPAADRIVAVRQGNLLATSFHPELTGDLRLHRHFVELVRAAS; the protein is encoded by the coding sequence GTGGCCGGTCCGGTGATCGGCGTGCTCGCCCTCCAGGGCGACGTACGCGAGCACGTCGCGGCGCTGACCGGGGCGGGCGCCGAGGCCCGGCCGGTGCGGCGCCCCGGCGAGCTGGACGCGGTCGACGCGCTGGTGGTGCCCGGCGGCGAGTCGACCACGATCAGCAAGCTGGTGGACATCTTCGAGATGCGCGAGCCGATCGACAAGCGGATCGCCGCCGGCATGCCGGTCTACGGCTCCTGCGCCGGCCTGATCATGCTGGCCGCGCAGGTGCTGGACGGCCGCCCCGACCAGCGCGGCTTCGCCGGCGTCGACATGACGGTGCGGCGCAACGCGTTCGGCCGTCAGGTCGACTCGTTCGAGGCGCCGGTGACGCTCACCGGCGTCGACGGCGGCCCGTTCCACGCCGTGTTCATCCGCGCGCCCTGGGTCGAGCGGGTCGGCCCGGACGTCGAGGTGCTCGGCCGGGTGACCGACGGCCCGGCCGCGGACCGGATCGTCGCGGTACGGCAGGGCAACCTGCTGGCCACCTCGTTCCACCCGGAACTGACCGGCGACCTGCGGCTGCACCGCCACTTCGTGGAGCTGGTCCGGGCCGCGTCCTGA
- a CDS encoding phosphatidylinositol mannoside acyltransferase, producing MNLTEAGFVAGWRLIRALPRPVAAAAFRAGADRAHRKDGGGTRRLRANLRRVVGPELPDAELDALVRAGLRSYARYWMEAFRLPGLSRAEILAGFRLDGQEMLAADVAAGRGAVVALPHAGNWDAAGAWVAATGWPMTTVAERLPKGVYERFVTFREGLGMEILPNTGGPRPAFDVLVDRLRAGYVVPLLADRDLSARGVEVDFFGARTRMPAGPALLAIRTGAPLYVASMWYEPDAACASIEGPLPLPDPDSAPLDARVRVVTQRVADCLAAGIARNPQDWHMLQRMWLDQGRDGSPTPAQPPATTGTV from the coding sequence GTGAACCTCACCGAGGCGGGCTTCGTCGCGGGCTGGCGCCTGATCCGCGCGCTGCCCCGGCCCGTCGCGGCCGCGGCCTTCCGGGCGGGCGCCGACCGCGCCCACCGCAAGGACGGCGGGGGTACGCGCCGGCTGCGCGCCAACCTGCGCCGGGTGGTCGGCCCGGAGCTGCCCGACGCGGAGCTGGACGCGCTGGTGCGCGCCGGGCTGCGCTCGTACGCCCGCTACTGGATGGAGGCGTTCCGGCTGCCCGGCCTGAGCCGGGCGGAGATCCTCGCCGGGTTCCGCCTGGACGGGCAGGAGATGCTCGCCGCCGACGTGGCGGCCGGGCGGGGCGCCGTGGTGGCGCTGCCGCACGCCGGGAACTGGGACGCGGCCGGCGCCTGGGTGGCGGCCACCGGCTGGCCGATGACCACGGTGGCGGAGCGGCTCCCGAAGGGCGTCTACGAGCGGTTCGTGACGTTCCGGGAAGGGCTGGGGATGGAGATCCTGCCCAACACCGGCGGTCCGCGGCCCGCGTTCGACGTGCTGGTGGACCGGCTGCGCGCCGGTTACGTGGTGCCGCTGCTCGCCGACCGGGACCTGTCGGCCCGGGGCGTGGAGGTCGACTTCTTCGGCGCGCGGACCCGGATGCCGGCCGGTCCGGCGCTGCTCGCAATCCGCACCGGCGCGCCGCTCTACGTGGCCTCGATGTGGTACGAGCCGGACGCGGCGTGCGCCTCGATCGAAGGCCCGCTGCCGCTGCCGGACCCGGACAGCGCCCCGCTGGACGCGCGGGTCCGCGTGGTGACCCAGCGGGTTGCCGACTGTCTGGCGGCGGGCATCGCCCGGAATCCGCAAGACTGGCACATGTTGCAGCGGATGTGGCTGGACCAGGGCCGGGACGGTTCGCCCACGCCGGCGCAGCCGCCGGCCACCACCGGGACGGTCTAG
- a CDS encoding elongation factor G-like protein EF-G2, which yields MAQKNEKGVTGSAPVVTEPGRVRNVVLVGHSGAGKTTLVEALLAASGTISRAGAVTEGTTVCDHDPAAVRQQRSVSLACAPLTHRDVKVNLLDTPGYGDFVGELRAGLRAADAALFVVSAVDGMDAATAALWEECAAVDMPRAVAVSRLDHPRADFDEAVALCQRVFGDNVLPLYLPMLGDDGESVAGLMGLITRRVYDYSAGLPPEVREPDPEHLPAIQESRDELIEGIIAESEDETLMDRYLGGEEIDPEVLITDLETAVARGHFYPVVPVCAETGVGLDALLDGLVAAFPSPLEHDLPAVTGVDGSPRPPLTCDPDGPLVAEVVKTTVDRHVGRVSLVRVFSGTLRPDQVIHVSGHGMAERGHPDHDADERVGHVYTPLGATLREVAACVAGDLCAITKSGSAETGDTISAKDDPLLIAPWEMPEPLLPVAIVARSRADEDALARNLSRLVAGDPTLRLERNAETHQLVLWCMGEAHADVVLDRLRGGGVELDTEPVRVPLRETFTAAARGHGRHVKQSGGHGQYAVCDIEVEPLPRGAGFEFVDRVVGGAVPHNYIPSVEKGVRAQMERGLVAGCPVVDLRVTLVDGKAHSVDSSDAAFQTAGALALRDAAEKGQPTLLEPVDEITVRVPDSSVGAVMGDLSGRRGRVLGTEPDPEAEGRTLVRAEVPATELLRYAVELRSMTAGTGTFRREFARHEPMPAHLADQARKESTTH from the coding sequence ATGGCGCAGAAGAACGAGAAGGGTGTCACCGGCAGCGCGCCGGTGGTGACCGAGCCCGGCAGGGTTCGCAACGTGGTGCTCGTCGGGCACTCCGGCGCCGGCAAGACGACTCTCGTCGAGGCGCTGCTGGCGGCCAGCGGCACGATCAGCCGGGCCGGCGCCGTCACCGAGGGCACCACGGTCTGCGACCACGACCCCGCCGCCGTACGGCAGCAGCGCTCTGTGAGCCTGGCCTGCGCGCCGCTGACGCACCGCGACGTCAAGGTCAACCTGCTGGACACGCCGGGCTACGGCGACTTCGTCGGCGAGTTGCGCGCCGGGCTGCGCGCCGCCGACGCGGCGCTGTTCGTGGTCTCCGCCGTCGACGGCATGGACGCCGCCACCGCCGCCCTCTGGGAGGAGTGCGCCGCCGTCGACATGCCGCGCGCGGTCGCGGTCTCCCGGCTGGACCACCCGCGCGCCGACTTCGACGAGGCGGTGGCGCTGTGCCAGCGGGTCTTCGGCGACAACGTGCTCCCGCTCTACCTGCCCATGCTCGGCGACGACGGCGAGTCGGTGGCCGGCCTGATGGGCCTGATCACCCGCCGGGTGTACGACTACTCCGCCGGGCTGCCGCCGGAGGTGCGCGAGCCGGACCCGGAGCACCTGCCGGCCATCCAGGAGTCCCGCGACGAGCTGATCGAGGGGATCATCGCGGAGAGCGAGGACGAAACCCTGATGGACCGCTACCTCGGCGGTGAGGAGATCGACCCCGAGGTGCTCATCACCGACCTGGAGACGGCTGTCGCCCGCGGCCACTTCTACCCGGTGGTGCCGGTCTGCGCGGAAACCGGCGTCGGCCTGGACGCGCTGCTCGACGGCCTGGTCGCGGCGTTCCCGTCCCCGCTGGAGCACGACCTGCCGGCGGTCACCGGGGTGGACGGCTCGCCCCGTCCGCCGCTGACCTGCGACCCGGACGGCCCGCTCGTCGCCGAGGTGGTCAAGACGACAGTCGACCGGCACGTCGGGCGGGTCTCGCTGGTCCGGGTCTTCTCCGGCACGCTCCGCCCCGACCAGGTGATCCACGTGTCAGGTCACGGCATGGCCGAGCGCGGCCACCCCGACCACGACGCCGACGAGCGGGTCGGCCACGTCTACACCCCGCTGGGCGCGACGCTGCGCGAGGTGGCCGCCTGTGTCGCGGGCGACCTGTGCGCGATCACCAAGTCGGGCAGCGCGGAGACCGGCGACACCATCTCGGCCAAGGACGACCCGCTGCTGATCGCGCCCTGGGAGATGCCCGAGCCGCTGCTGCCGGTGGCGATCGTGGCGCGCAGCCGGGCCGACGAGGACGCGCTGGCCCGCAACCTGTCCCGGCTGGTCGCCGGTGACCCGACGCTGCGGCTGGAACGCAACGCGGAGACCCACCAGCTGGTGCTCTGGTGCATGGGCGAGGCGCACGCCGACGTGGTGCTGGACCGGCTGCGCGGCGGCGGGGTCGAGCTGGACACCGAGCCGGTCCGGGTGCCGCTGCGCGAGACGTTCACCGCCGCCGCGCGCGGGCACGGGCGGCACGTCAAGCAGTCCGGCGGCCACGGCCAGTACGCGGTCTGCGACATCGAGGTGGAGCCGCTGCCCCGGGGCGCCGGCTTCGAGTTCGTCGACCGGGTGGTCGGCGGCGCGGTCCCGCACAACTACATCCCGTCGGTGGAGAAGGGTGTACGGGCGCAGATGGAACGCGGCCTGGTCGCCGGCTGCCCGGTGGTGGACCTGCGGGTGACGCTCGTCGACGGGAAGGCGCACAGCGTCGACTCCTCCGACGCGGCGTTCCAGACCGCCGGCGCGCTGGCGCTGCGCGACGCCGCCGAGAAGGGCCAGCCCACGCTGCTGGAGCCGGTGGACGAGATCACCGTGCGGGTGCCGGACTCGTCGGTCGGCGCGGTGATGGGCGACCTGTCCGGACGGCGCGGCCGGGTGCTCGGCACCGAGCCGGACCCGGAGGCCGAGGGCCGCACGCTGGTCCGCGCCGAGGTGCCCGCGACAGAGTTGCTGCGATACGCGGTGGAGCTGCGCTCGATGACGGCGGGCACCGGCACGTTCCGCCGCGAGTTCGCCCGCCACGAGCCCATGCCCGCCCACCTGGCCGACCAGGCCCGCAAGGAGTCCACAACTCACTGA
- a CDS encoding aldo/keto reductase yields the protein MGCWAIGGPWAEGARPLGWGQVDDDESVRAVRRALDFGVTLFDTADTYGAGHGERVLGRALAGRRDEAVIATKFGYTFDESARQATGENASPHYLRRAVTDSLRRLGTDHIDLYQLHLGDLPLPRAEALIGTLDDLMDDGLIRAYGWSTDRADRAAAFAQVARGATAVQHALSVLRDAPAMLDACDKHDLASLARGPLGMGLLTGKYTPESTLPRDDVRGLGPTWLEWFRSGRPAPEWLRRVAAVRDALTADGRTLAQGAIGWIWARSDRAVPIPGARTVAQVEENAAALSRGPLAPDHFAEVERQLAAVRSAALRDADRPYWPMPPVPAVRP from the coding sequence ATGGGGTGCTGGGCGATCGGCGGCCCCTGGGCCGAGGGCGCCCGCCCGCTGGGCTGGGGTCAGGTCGACGACGACGAGTCGGTACGTGCCGTCCGCCGCGCGCTCGACTTCGGCGTCACGCTGTTCGACACCGCTGACACGTACGGCGCCGGGCACGGCGAGCGGGTGCTCGGCCGGGCACTCGCCGGCCGGCGCGACGAGGCCGTGATCGCCACGAAGTTCGGCTACACGTTCGACGAGAGCGCCCGGCAGGCAACCGGGGAGAACGCCTCGCCGCACTACCTGCGCCGGGCGGTGACCGACTCACTGCGCCGGCTCGGCACCGACCACATCGACCTCTACCAACTGCACCTCGGCGACCTGCCGCTGCCCCGGGCCGAGGCGCTCATCGGCACGCTCGACGACCTGATGGACGACGGCCTGATCCGGGCGTACGGATGGAGCACCGACCGGGCCGACCGGGCCGCCGCGTTCGCGCAGGTCGCCCGGGGCGCCACCGCCGTACAGCACGCGCTGTCGGTGCTCCGGGACGCCCCCGCCATGCTGGACGCCTGCGACAAGCACGACCTGGCCAGCCTGGCCCGGGGGCCGCTCGGGATGGGACTGCTCACCGGCAAGTACACGCCGGAGTCGACGCTTCCCCGCGACGACGTACGCGGACTCGGGCCGACCTGGCTGGAGTGGTTCCGCAGCGGCCGGCCCGCGCCGGAGTGGCTGCGCCGGGTCGCCGCCGTCCGCGACGCGCTGACCGCCGACGGCCGTACGCTCGCGCAGGGGGCTATCGGGTGGATCTGGGCGCGCAGCGACCGCGCCGTGCCGATCCCCGGGGCCCGTACCGTCGCCCAGGTCGAGGAGAACGCTGCCGCGCTGAGCCGGGGACCGCTCGCGCCTGACCACTTCGCCGAGGTGGAGCGGCAGTTGGCGGCGGTACGCTCAGCCGCCCTCCGGGACGCCGACCGCCCGTACTGGCCGATGCCCCCGGTCCCCGCCGTCCGCCCCTGA
- the pdxS gene encoding pyridoxal 5'-phosphate synthase lyase subunit PdxS, with translation MSESAAPTPANAVGTARVKRGMAEMLKGGVIMDVVTAEQAKIAEDAGAVAVMALERVPADIRAQGGVSRMSDPDMIDGIIQAVSIPVMAKARIGHFVEAQILQALGVDYVDESEVLTPADYANHIDKWAFTVPFVCGATNLGEALRRITEGAAMIRSKGEAGTGDVSNATTHMRKIRQEIRRLQSLPSDELYVAAKELQAPYELVKEVAEQGKLPVVLFTAGGIATPADAAMMMQLGAEGVFVGSGIFKSGNPAQRAAAIVKATTFHDDPDVLAKVSRGLGEAMVGINVEEIPQPHRLAERGW, from the coding sequence GTGTCTGAGTCCGCAGCCCCGACCCCCGCCAACGCCGTAGGCACCGCCCGCGTCAAGCGCGGCATGGCCGAGATGCTCAAGGGTGGTGTGATCATGGACGTGGTCACCGCCGAGCAGGCGAAGATCGCCGAGGACGCCGGCGCGGTGGCCGTGATGGCGCTGGAGCGGGTGCCGGCCGACATCCGCGCGCAGGGCGGCGTGTCCCGGATGAGCGACCCGGACATGATCGACGGCATCATCCAGGCCGTCTCGATCCCGGTGATGGCCAAGGCCCGCATCGGTCACTTCGTCGAGGCGCAGATCCTCCAGGCGCTCGGCGTCGACTACGTCGACGAGTCCGAGGTGCTGACCCCGGCCGACTACGCCAACCACATCGACAAGTGGGCGTTCACCGTCCCGTTCGTGTGCGGGGCGACGAACCTGGGCGAGGCGCTGCGCCGGATCACCGAGGGCGCCGCCATGATCCGCTCGAAGGGCGAGGCGGGCACCGGGGACGTCTCCAACGCCACCACCCACATGCGGAAGATCCGGCAGGAGATCCGCCGGCTCCAGTCGCTGCCCTCCGACGAGCTGTACGTCGCGGCCAAGGAGCTGCAGGCGCCGTACGAGCTGGTCAAGGAGGTCGCGGAGCAGGGCAAGCTGCCGGTCGTGCTGTTCACCGCGGGGGGCATCGCGACCCCTGCCGACGCGGCCATGATGATGCAGCTCGGCGCCGAGGGCGTCTTCGTCGGCTCGGGCATCTTCAAGTCCGGCAACCCGGCGCAGCGGGCCGCCGCGATCGTCAAGGCGACCACGTTCCACGACGACCCGGACGTGCTGGCCAAGGTGTCGCGCGGACTCGGCGAGGCGATGGTCGGCATCAACGTCGAGGAGATCCCCCAGCCGCACCGCCTCGCCGAGCGCGGCTGGTGA
- a CDS encoding NADPH-dependent FMN reductase, with translation MRTTQRTGPFRIGLIVGSTRPGRRGAAVAGWAAQVCSRHPAVRAGSAEIEVIDLAEQALPLLDEPVPAMFGDYRQPHTRRWSAVVAACDAFVFVTPEYNHSVPAALKNAVDYLYAEWNDKVAGLLGYGVQGGVRATDHLRLVLTEVRVAVVPTQVSVPIFTDFDFSGSDPGDPTAPGVLTPGEEREASLSAMLTEVLTWSAALPAPWRSADRGPAGRPAAEGSPELVA, from the coding sequence ATGAGGACGACACAGAGGACAGGACCGTTCCGGATCGGTCTGATCGTGGGAAGCACCCGCCCCGGCCGTCGTGGCGCCGCCGTCGCCGGTTGGGCCGCGCAGGTGTGTTCCCGGCACCCGGCGGTGCGCGCCGGATCGGCCGAGATCGAGGTGATCGATCTGGCGGAGCAGGCGTTGCCGCTGCTCGACGAGCCGGTGCCGGCGATGTTCGGCGACTACCGGCAGCCGCACACCCGGCGGTGGAGCGCGGTCGTGGCCGCCTGCGACGCGTTCGTCTTCGTCACCCCGGAGTACAACCATTCGGTCCCCGCCGCGCTGAAGAACGCCGTCGACTACCTGTACGCGGAGTGGAACGACAAGGTGGCCGGGCTGCTCGGCTACGGCGTGCAGGGCGGCGTCCGGGCCACCGACCACCTGCGGCTCGTCCTGACCGAGGTGCGCGTGGCGGTCGTGCCCACGCAGGTCTCCGTCCCGATCTTCACCGATTTCGACTTCTCCGGGTCGGACCCCGGCGACCCCACCGCGCCCGGCGTCCTGACGCCCGGCGAGGAGCGGGAGGCGTCGTTGTCGGCCATGCTGACCGAGGTCCTGACCTGGTCCGCGGCCCTGCCCGCGCCGTGGCGGTCGGCGGACCGGGGGCCGGCGGGCCGCCCGGCCGCCGAGGGCAGCCCGGAGCTGGTGGCGTGA